The Fusarium keratoplasticum isolate Fu6.1 chromosome 8, whole genome shotgun sequence genome includes a region encoding these proteins:
- a CDS encoding HET domain-containing protein gives MESGNAARDHIDEIRQDRSPGPNKRNVEDLENALNLLSVELYTSDTHFLLELLQNADDNQYEASKPTFSLTLTDDALITHCNETGFTKRNVEAICRIGKTSKVKSSAGRGYIGEKGIGFKSVFKVASTVWISSCEYSFKFEKERPLGMITPIWEQLPEDQLSKDAPEGGTSMRLQLSHDCDRRRLREEMTSFDPNILIFLRTLEQITLTPNAIKILENDKEIFHYATFTHTVPIMPYEPKREGITQSEILLAFPVQDTPSLSTAHQVYAFLPIRSYGFNFLIQADFLLTPNREDLNSSSWNKTLRDSIPKAFVAAVNHLKGTSLRYSWPRYIPSSLQGPFSKTSQQIEKSLKKSPVLESEHAYGGFKQPSSLTFVPDSFTFEDPEDGMKKALTLNEWTRSKYLSQKYSHDDVQHLKRIGLLELDFPTFVEDLKVHLGRRKDEEKYQPKIWHSRLAEIFIQQPIVPRYPASVFDLRIIPLRGGQWISAKEAKGMLFFPSEDTIELDLGDTSIMEINPDALESEARAELFRRLGAKQLNDQEICQAIFQLHESSSSTSQLSIESLVSQILFLFHHSWQIPNTNVMWVVTQMGQRVRACQVYTLLLEVGDEVLPALHRSYVDNVDLEDRERLDRWFTDGLGIRRVPPLVEGSANRFLLSRDISLVRDKWASADFLKLLRDNMEEYSEWLEMGSNKSREWIKSSEKLKACLAKTKVQCRGERPYARLNETILLPAGQGKWSKLEAHFPVLDVPEPESSSWSFLRHFGVRDGTNLELYLEILKTARDDKRSGDYIWVYEAIQDIWSQNDRAIGQAFSRQSIIFIPETKFTEPQWVIADECVWAGPELLRRTPVLNRVYGSCQALFKGFLGVKGTTTEILIAEAKKIRDDDNIEYIAALFLVIDAYARRDEESQQPKQRSKHQKQQPKQLAKMIRSLQDYPIFPIELERYKEGAQGRHMLRSWTSKTWFIADRPHLRESLADAVLLLAFDIGQFDRMEWIRHLPGIEERLLSKVAFCRPKPGLHAVQNDAYTKLFRTRAKFISWLIPFSWSERDNTVKQLKSAVVFCADRLEVTWVVRDGSDEHYSKPVPSRALAIQGDDGIHIYMNSQDVKSNSIPPEVAESLSAYCGIPDKAMTTLVVLTYKEETIEAELARRGVYKPFEDDPYADFGEDEEGEDEQCNEGSARNTSVEKPKVQQEKRPNPPNEHPKLRTATGPLKEVKVNVLVPSPADPGSTASAVDEMPPQARRHRKNKNRDSELNIMSEGPSKPQEGKSTSLDARTEAPEGKEMLWAILASLKEGIGFNLKYGSQHLTNHLSPVDTITRPTASLGQKIDAARSSQSLAYSTSVGRFPPPPSSSVPPAKTLSEVVESFSQPANTVKIEDLAQLPFVHGMDNKFSLTGQANMIFVPNPQDLPQLSSTARSNPNGFTVLPACLQLAKDGDRTIFIARNNLGTDDHELAFLGQALVSNRLKELLGDRYIEEKHWTSPMRCRLTQGPFNFEPKRATFTITSDDGANFTEFLVRNLYNEAMKWREECPNYHIEVHATAGSPGSPLVLRTSMMEMARKYRLGQTSAVPDNVFILICIFNSHAEPELRLFVDPWALYAAGELELEAKADYVNYHHVIIDRRSGIRDPEWTGVPRRKQGYAQLVWGFFQGDGPSHSLSPPAESYVWEPLRFSTNTRLLCLKPSDDIDELRGELKEISLDPPVGVEYFAISYAWGSSLKQFSLQTPRGRIPLTASLYLGLKRLRRKHEEIWLWADAICINQDDREGDDEKARQIRLMTNIFQSAARVYIWLGEEEDESDVAIRFLEKITPIASAEMDGQGPNHLPNIDFPKVEDPTWSILTKLLERKWFRRVWVAQELVLAQEAIVACGAHQMPWDTFHAAVKLCFAVVESEGFGFLLPQQTKVAAILHLGAFRQCYYSDRVGKDCAPRDELLTLLEHFQMAEATRQRDKLFALLSLAKDGKDYTPDYKKPLEHIITHFAGVLVERGRTMDLLYRARGYSKKFAQFPSWIPNWMSSPFPDTISRWPSKTCGKNFAAATSVNSDRPKPRVNGSALHIHGYKLDSIKKLGQCRSNTNEIRSYLNEIFSTVDEVYSDLAKDERRKIKCQLPIGNASKASRGNWHKGDRHASFLALMNYLKRHKELDKAESHKLLSLRRPDIPTVSDAQLRQLQPYMFTVLDFAELFSSAVVAVTNKRLVGIVPATAQEGDLVVMFGGSEVPFLIRKGLEPFQFYFVGECYFHGVMYGEHGIGSRIKEFQVC, from the exons ATGGAGTCCGGCAATGCAGCCCGTGACCATATCGACGAAATCAGGCAGGACAGAAGCCCAGGGCCCAACAAGCGAAATGTCGAAGATCTGGAGAACGCCCTGAACCT GCTCTCTGTGGAACTATATACCAGCGACACCCACTTTTTACTCGAACTTCTTCAGAATGCCGACGACAATCAGTACGAGGCCTCAAAGCCAACCTTCTCCCTAACTCTCACAGACGACGCCCTTATCACCCACTGCAACGAAACAGGCTTCACTAAACGCAATGTCGAGGCCATTTGTAGAATCGGAAAAAcctccaaggtcaagtccTCGGCTGGTCGAGGGTACATcggcgagaagggcatcgGCTTCAAGTCAGTTTTCAAGGTTGCTAGCACTGTCTGGATCTCTTCCTGCGAGTACTCGTTCAAGTTTGAAAAGGAGCGTCCTCTCGGTATGATCACTCCGATTTGGGAGCAACTGCCCGAGGATCAGCTCTCCAAAGATGCACCAGAGGGTGGCACGTCAATGCGACTTCAACTGTCACATGACTGTGACAGAAGACGACTACGGGAAGAGATGACCTCTTTCGACcccaacatcctcatcttcctcaggaCACTGGAGCAAATCACACTGACC CCAAACGCCATCAAAATCTTGGAGAACGACAAGGAGATTTTTCATTATGCCACATTCACACACACCGTTCCAATCATGCCTTATGAGCCAAAACGCGAGGGCATCACCCAGTCCGAGATCTTACTGGCATTCCCGGTACAGGACACCCCAAGTCTATCCACAGCACACCAAGTCTACGCGTTTCTCCCAATCCGTAGCTATGGCTTCAAT TTTCTGATTCAGGCAGACTTTTTGCTCACACCCAATCGCGAAGACCTGAATAGTTCGTCTTGGAACAAGACCCTGCGCGATTCGATCCCAAAGGCCTTTGTTGCAGCAGTGAATCATCTCAAGGGGACAAGTCTTCGCTATTCGTGGCCACGGTATATTCCCTCATCCCTTCAAGGCCCATTTTCAAAGACTTCCCAACAGATCGAAAAAAGCCTTAAGAAAAGTCCTGTGTTGGAATCTGAACATGCATATGGTGGCTTCAAACAGCCATCCTCACTGACTTTTGTTCCCGACTCGTTCACTTTCGAAGACCCCGAGGACGGGATGAAAAAAGCCTTGACTCTCAACGAATGGACTCGATCAAAGTATCTGTCTCAGAAATACTCTCATGATGATGTCCAGCATCTGAAGCGCATAGGCCTGCTCGAGTTAGACTTCCCGACGTTTGTGGAAGACTTGAAAGTGCACCTTGGCCGGCGAAAAGACGAGGAGAAATACCAGCCAAAGATATGGCATTCTCGATTGGCCGAGATTTTCATCCAGCAGCCCATCGTGCCTCGGTATCCGGCGTCGGTCTTTGACCTGCGGATCATCCCGTTGCGTGGAGGACAGTGGAtttcggccaaggaagccaagggAATGCTCTTTTTCCCGTCTGAAGACACAATCGAACTGGACTTGGGGGATACGTCGATCATGGAGATAAACCCGGATGCTTTGGAATCTGAAGCCCGGGCTGAGCTATTTCGGAGGCTAGGAGCCAAGCAGCTCAACGACCAAGAAATCTGCCAAGCCATCTTTCAACTACACGagtcctcatcatccacaaGCCAACTTTCGATCGAGAGCCTTGTTTCTCAGatcctctttctctttcaCCATTCGTGGCAAATCCCGAACACTAATGTGATGTGGGTCGTAACGCAGATGGGACAACGGGTCCGAGCCTGCCAGGTGTACACGCTTCTGTTGGAAGTAGGCGACGAGGTTCTTCCAGCTCTACATCGGAGTTATGTCGACAATGTTGATTTGGAAGACCGAGAAAGATTGGACCGCTGGTTTACGGATGGACTCGGTATTCGGCGTGTTCCCCCTCTTGTCGAAGGCTCCGCCAACAGATTTTTGCTTTCCAGGGATATAAGTCTCGTAAGAGACAAGTGGGCTTCAGCCGACTTCTTGAAGCTACTGCGAGACAACATGGAAGAGTATTCAGAatggttggagatgggttCAAACAAGTCCAGGGAGTGGATCAAATCCAGCGAAAAGCTGAAGGCGTGCCTGGCGAAAACCAAGGTGCAATGCCGTGGCGAGCGCCCCTATGCCCGCCTGAATGAAACCATTCTTCTACCAGCTGGGCAGGGAAAGTGGTCGAAGCTGGAGGCTCACTTCCCGGTCCTCGATGTCCCGGAGCCAGAGAGCTCGTCCTGGTCGTTTCTGCGGCATTTTGGTGTTCGTGACGGAACTAACCTAGAACTCTACCTGGAAATTCTGAAAACCGCCCGAGACGACAAACGGTCGGGGGACTACATATGGGTGTATGAGGCAATACAGGATATCTGGTCACAAAACGATAGAGCTATCGG GCAAGCCTTCTCAAGACAATCCATCATCTTTATCCCGGAAACTAAATTCACTGAGCCGCAGTGGGTTATTGCTGATGAATGCGTCTGGGCCGGTCCCGAGCTCCTCAGACGGACTCCAGTCTTGAATAGGGTGTATGGATCCTGCCAAGCACTCTTCAAGGGGTTCCTAGGGGTGAAAGGGACCACTACAGAGATTCTAATCGCCGAGGCGAAAAAGATTCGGGATGACGACAACATTGAGTACATTGCCGCACTATTCTTGGTCATTGATGCATATGCTCGCCGCGACgaggagagccagcagcCAAAACAGCGGTCGAAACATCAGAAACAGCAGCCGAAACAGCTAGCTAAGATGATAAGATCTCTTCAAGACTACCCAATCTTCCCCATTGAGCTCGAGCGCTACAAGGAGGGGGCCCAAGGACGTCACATGCTTCGTTCGTGGACCTCGAAGACTTGGTTCATCGCGGACCGCCCTCACCTCCGCGAGTCCTTGGCAGATGCGGTTCTGCTGCTTGCCTTTGACATAGGTCAGTTCGATCGTATGGAATGGATTCGACATCTGCCGGGCATCGAGGAGCGGCTGCTGTCCAAGGTGGCCTTTTGCCGACCCAAGCCTGGACTACACGCTGTACAAAACGATGCTTACACGAAACTATTCCGGACCAGGGCCAAGTTCATTTCATG GCTGATACCTTTCTCCTGGTCCGAGAGAGATAACACAGTGAAGCAGCTGAAGTCTGCGGTAGTATTTTGTGCTGATAGGCTGGAGGTGACGTGGGTTGTCAGGGATGGCTCTGACGAACATTACAGTAAGCCTGTCCCTAGCAGGGCTCTGGCGATTCAGGGTGACGATGGCATTCATATCTACATGAATTCCCAAGACGTCAAGTCAAATTCCATACCCCCGGAGGTTGCAGAGTCGCTGTCGGCGTACTGTGGCATCCCAGACAAAGCAATGACTACACTTGTGGTCTTGACCTACAAGGAAGAAACaatcgaggccgagctggcACGTCGGGGAGTATACAAGCCATTCGAGGATGATCCTTACGCCGACTTTG gcgaagacgaggagggtgaggacgAGCAGTGCAACGAAGGATCGGCACGAAATACCTcggtcgagaagcccaaggtcCAACAGGAGAAGAGGCCGAACCCTCCAAATGAGCATCCCAAACTCCGTACTGCAACGGGGCCTCTGAAGGAGGTAAAGGTCAATGTGTTGGTGCCCTCGCCAGCAGACCCAGGTTCAACGGCTTCTGCCGTTGACGAGATGCCACCCCAGGCACGACGCCACAGAAAGAACAAGAATCGCGACTCTGAGCTAAATATCATGTCAGAAGGTCCATCCAAGCCTCAGGAAGGAAAGAGTACGTCTCTTGACGCTCGGACGGAAGCTCCGGAAGGAAAGGAGATGTTGTGGGCGATCTTGGCATCTCTCAAAGAGGGCATCGGGTTCAATCTCAAGTACGGTTCCCAACATCTGACGAATCATCTGTCTCCTGTCGATACTATCACACGTCCGACGGCCTCGCTTGGTCAGAAAATCGATGCAGCTCGCTCTTCGCAATCTCTGGCTTACTCGACTTCTGTGGGCAGATTCCCACCTCCGCCCAGTTCAAGCGTGCCACCAGCCAAGACGCTCAGCGAAGTTGTAGAATCCTTCTCCCAACCAGCTAATACAGTCAAGATTGAGGACCTCGCCCAGCTGCCTTTTGTCCATGGAATGGACAACAAGTTCAGCCTCACGGGTCAAGCCAACATGATCTTCGTTCCCAACCCCCAGGATCTACCCCAGCTCAGCTCGACAGCAAGATCAAATCCAAATGGCTTCACAGTTCTTCCAGCATGTTTGCAGCTCGCCAAGGACGGAGACCGAACAATCTTTATAGCCCGGAACAACCTAGGGACCGACGATCATGAGTTGGCCTTTCTCGGACAAGCACTT GTTTCAAACAGGTTAAAAGAGCTCCTTGGAGACCGCTACATCGAAGAGAAACACTGGACGAGCCCTATGCGTTGTCGTTTAACCCAGGGCCCATTCAACTTCGAACCAAAGCGGGCCACATTTACTATCACCAGCGATGATGGAGCTAATTTTACAGAGTTCCTAGTTCGGAACTTATACAACGAAGCCATGAAATGGAGAGAGGAGTGTCCGAACTATCACATTGAGGTTCACGCTACGGCTGGCAGCCCAGGATCCCCGTTGGTTTTGAGGACGTCGATGATGGAAATG GCTCGCAAGTACCGTCTAGGACAAACCTCTGCTGTGCCAGATAATGTCTTTATCCTCATTTGCATTTTCAACTCGCATGCGGAGCCCGAACTACGGCTCTTTGTCGACCCGTGGGCACTCTACGCAGCcggggagctggagctggaggccaaggccgactaTGTGAATTACCATCacgtcatcatcgaccgTAGGAGTGGTATTAGGGACCCCGAATGGACTGGCGTGCCGAGACGCAAGCAAGGATATGCTCAATTGGTTTGGGGCTTTTTCCAGGGAGACGGTCCTTCCCATAGCCTGTCACCACCAGCCGAGTCGTATGTCTGGGAACCGTTGAGATTCTCGACAAACACAAGACTGCTTTGTCTCAAGCCGAGCGATGACATTGATGAACTCCGcggcgagctcaaggagatttCCCTAGACCCCCCTGTGGGCGTCGAGTATTTCGCCATCTCGTACGCTTGGGGTAGCAGCCTCAAGCAATTCTCCTTACAGACCCCCCGGGGACGCATACCGCTAACTGCCTCTCTATATCTCGGGTTAAAGCGCCTGCGACGGAAGCATGAGGAGATCTGGTTGTGGGCGGATGCGATATGCATCAACCAAGACGACAGagagggcgacgacgagaaggCGCGCCAGATTCGCCTGATGACCAACATCTTCCAGTCAGCCGCGCGTGTCTACATCTGGCTgggggaagaggaagatgagagcGACGTAGCAATCCggttcttggagaagatTACACCGATAGCCTCGGCAGAGATGGACGGCCAGGGCCCGAACCACCTCCCTAACATTGACTTCCCGAAAGTAGAGGACCCAACATGGAGCATCCTAACCAAGCTTCTCGAACGCAAGTGGTTTCGACGAGTATGGGTCGCCCAGGAGCTCGTTCTAGCTCAGGAGGCCATTGTGGCGTGCGGTGCCCACCAGATGCCCTGGGACACGTTCCACGCTGCAGTAAAGCTATGCTTTGCAGTCGTCGAAAGCGAGGGGTTTGGCTTTCTTCTGCCTCAGCAGACCAAGGTCGCCGCCATTCTACACCTGGGAGCATTCCGCCAGTGCTACTATAGCGACCGTGTCGGCAAAGACTGTGCCCCGCGTGACGAGCTGCTGACGCTTCTTGAGCACTTCCAGATGGCAGAGGCTACTCGCCAGCGTGACAAACTGTTCGCTCTGCTAAGTCtggccaaggatggcaaagaCTACACCCCGGACTACAAGAAGCCCCTAGAGCACATCATCACCCACTTTGCGGGTGTGCTTGTCGAGAGAGGCAGAACAATGGACTTGCTGTATCGGGCAAGGGGTTATTCGAAGAAATTCGCCCAGTTCCCCTCCTGGATCCCCAACTGGATGTCCAGTCCGTTCCCAGACACCATTTCCAGGTGGCCTAGCAAAACCTGCGGCAAGAACTTTGCGGCTGCCACTTCGGTAAACTCGGACAGACCGAAGCCGCGGGTTAATGGATCAGCCCTCCACATCCATGGTTACAAGCTGGATTCGATCAAAAAGCTCGGGCAGTGCCGTTCAAACACCAACGAGATCAGATCCTACCTCAACGAGATCTTCAGCACCGTTGACGAGGTGTACTCGGACTTGGCAAAGGATGAAAGGAGAAAGATCAAGTGTCAGCTACCTATCGGCAACGccagcaaggcatccagGGGCAATTGGCACAAGGGAGATCGTCATGCATCATTCTTGGCCCTGATGAACTACCTCAAGCGTCACAAGGAGCTTGACAAGGCCGAATCCCACAAGCTCCTGAGTCTGCGGAGACCAGACATTCCTACCGTGTCAGACGCGCAGCTTCGCCAACTGCAGCCATATATGTTTACAGTTTTGGATTTCGCAGAGCTCTTTTCATCGGCCGTCGTCGCTGTTACAAACAAGCGGTTGGTAGGAATCGTTCCCGCCACGGCCCAAGAGGGAGATTTAGTCGTCATGTTTGGTGGGAGTGAGGTTCCTTTTCTGATCCGTAAGGGTCTTGAACCTTTTCAGTTTTACTTTGTCGGTGAATGTTATTTTCATGGTGTCATGTACGGGGAGCATGGCATAGGCTCACGAATTAAAGAATTCCAGGTGTGTTAA
- a CDS encoding EthD domain-containing protein has product MPWQKIDHQFTHPELDYNSDPNFQPCIKVSVFFRKIDSIDYDTFFGHWQTVHADLAVATLAFRNHIVRYAQHHQTPEMKERARSLGEGVLDYDGCAQLWVRTWDDWLAFYNSKEYAAALSDDCNRFMALPMTYMIGYENLVVGDASKWIGGKDGMDVEKLK; this is encoded by the exons ATGCCTTGGCAAAAAATTGATCATCAGTTCACCCATCCTGAGTTGGATTACAACTCTGACCCCAACTTCCAACCTTGTATCAAAGTCTCCGTCTTTTTCAGAAAAATCGATTCAATCGACTACGATACTTTTTTCGGCCACTGGCAGACCGTGCATGCTGATTTGGCTGTGGCCACGCTTGCATTTCGGAACCACATCGTTCGATATGCACAG CATCATCAAACGcctgagatgaaggagcgAGCTAGAAGCCTGGGAGAGGGTGTTTTGGATTATGATGGCTGCGCCCAGCTTTGGGTCAGAACGTGGGACGATTGGCTGGCCTTTTACAACAGCAAAGAATATGCTGCGGCGTTGAGTGATGACTGTAACAGGTTCATGGCGCTGCCAATGACGTACATGATTGGTTATGAAAACCTCGTGGTCGGGGATGCTTCCAAGTGGATAGGCGGCAAGGATGGCATGGatgttgagaagctcaagtaG
- a CDS encoding MFS domain-containing protein → MFARLKSKIRGKTIKRLLSTSCAISFCLYGYDAGVLGGIQETEPFLHAMGYPTGTYVIPMIASAYTLAATVCSLAVTVIGMPLGRRNCILLGNLFVVIGGSLQASAWSVPHMIVGRILCGIGIGFISCSIPTYQAEMSTHHEERGPDVAVTCIFLVSGAAIAYWVDFGFTRMDNQISWRFPVALQVLFAVCAGSIVLLLPDTPRWYYAKGYEAEGDKTLCQIFDAEVHDERVQNMKSSILTSIAFESESDKGFNLLDLIWDRSDLRVGRRIRISFLILAIQQMMGINLSVYYSTVIFAQIGLSPFMAQLLAAIMNTAFALGTVPLVWTVEKFGRRSILMWSAVVLTICMVIFVAMIGISNPTLATQWTAVGAIFVYNTVFGYGWIGICWLYGPEIAPLKLRHAGAAAGAFGEWLFSFITVFAGGIALQNVGWKIWIWMALSCFVAIFFVYFMCPETTGKTLEEIDVLFAREDVKHTILAERLVMQSNAAAEKGEVTSLHVEKS, encoded by the exons ATGTTTGCCCGTCTGAAGTCCAAGATCCGAGGAAAGACGATCAAGCGGTTGCTCTCCACGAGCTGCGCTATC TCTTTCTGCCTCTACGGCTATGATGCGGGTGTCCTTGGTGGCATCCAGGAGACCGAACCTTTCCTGCATGCCATGGGT TACCCGACCGGAACCTATGTCATTCCAATGATTGCCTCAGCTTACACTCTTGCCGCTACCGTTTGCTCGCTTGCAGTAACGGTTATTGGCATGCCTCTCGGTCGACGCAACTGTATCCTCCTGGGTAATCTCTTTGTTGTTATTGGTGGTAGTCTCCAGGCCTCAGCATGGTCCGTTCCTCACATGATCGTTGGTCGTATCCTTTGT GGTATTGGAATTGGT TTCATTTCCTGCTCTATCCCTACATACCAAGCTGAAATGAGCACCCATCACGAAGAACGCGGGCCTGATGTTGCTGTCACCTGCATTTTCTTGGTTTCAGGTGCCGCTATCGCGTATTGGGTCGACTTTGGGTTCACTCGCATGGACAACCAAATCTCCTGG CGCTTCCCAGTTGCTCTGCAGGTTCTATTCGCCGTTTGCGCCGGCAGCATCGTTCTTCTGCTTCCAGATACTCCCCGATGGTACTACGCAAAGGGTTATGAGGCGGAAGGTGACAAGACCTTGTGTCAAATCTTTGACGCCGAGGTCCACGATGAAAGGGTCCAGAACATGAAGAGCTCTATTCTGACCAGCATCGCCTTCGAGTCTGAGAGCGATAAGGGATTCAACCTTCTGGATCTTATCTGGGATCGTAGCGATCTTCGAGTCGGACGTCGCATTCGaatttcttttcttattcTAGCCATCCAGCAGATGATGG GCATCAATCTTTCCGTTTACTACAGCACAGTCATCTTTGCTCAAATCGGTCTGTCACCCTTCATGGCTCAGCTCCTGGCTGCAATAATGAATACTGCCTTTGCACTCGGAACGGTTCCACTCGTTTGGACTGTCGAGAAGTTTGGTCGACGTAGTATTCTCATGTGGTCCGCAGTTGTTTTGACAATCTGCATGGTGATTTTCGTTGCAATGATTGGCATTTCTAACCCTACCCTCGCCACTCAATGGACAGCGGTTGGCGCCATCTTTGTCTATAATACAGTATTCGGCTACGGATGGATCGGAATCTGTTGGCTTTACGGTCCGGAG ATTGCGCCTCTCAAGCTTCGGCATGCTGGTGCCGCCGCCGGAGCCTTTGGCGAGTGGCTCTTTTCTTTCATCACCGTATTTGCTGGTGGTATCGCACTTCAGAATGTCGGTTGGAAGATATGGATTtggatggccttgtcttgcTTTGTGGCAATCTTTTTCGTTTATTTCATGTGTCCCGAG ACTACTGGAAAGACCTTGGAGGAGATCGATGTGCTCTTTGCCAGAGAAGATGTCAAGCATACCATCTTGGCGGAACGGTTGGTCATGCAAAGCAATGCCGCGGCAGAGAAGGGGGAAGTTACATCGCTGCATGTCGAGAAATCCTAA
- a CDS encoding Oxidored-FMN domain-containing protein: MAAITKSVQSVQGEAKASNDLSDSRLFKPIKIGNMMLHHRIAMCPLTRYRASDEHVPTPSFQDYYGQRASVPGTLLISEGTFISPAHGGFANAPGIYTDEQIEAWRPVTDAVHAKGGFIFCQLWALGRTADPDVAEKEGIVFRSSSDIAPDSVRPRPKPFTIPEIHECVQVYAQAAKNAIEAGFDGVELHGANGYLIDQFIQDRCNQRTDAYGGSIENRSRFAVEVVEAVCNAIGPERTGIRFSPWSVYNDMRMEDPIPQFSDLIERLKQFNLAYLHLVESRIAGAQDVESSSTDKLTFAIDIWDGPLFIAGGYTPESARRLVDQDYPNKDIVVPFGRYFLSTPDLPFRIRRGLELNKYDRATFYTPKAIKGYTDYPFSEQFLEFIKSKGSYNSD; this comes from the coding sequence ATGGCAGCAATCACAAAATCCGTTCAATCAGTTCAAGGCGAGGCCAAAGCCTCAAATGATCTTTCCGACTCTCGGCTTTTTAAACCCATCAAGATTGGCAACATGATGCTGCACCATCGCATTGCCATGTGCCCTTTGACTCGTTATCGAGCCTCGGATGAGCATGTCCCTACACCTTCTTTCCAGGATTATTACGGCCAAAGAGCTTCCGTTCCCGGCACACTCTTAATTTCGGAAGGCACCTTCATCTCGCCAGCACATGGTGGATTCGCCAATGCACCCGGTATCTACACTGATGAGCAGATCGAGGCGTGGCGACCTGTCACGGATGCCGTTCATGCAAAAGGAGGATTCATATTCTGCCAACTCTGGGCACTCGGTCGAACTGCTGATCCCGATGTCGCTGAGAAAGAGGGCATTGTATTTCGCAGCTCTAGCGACATTGCCCCGGATTCAGTCCGACCCAGGCCGAAACCATTCACCATCCCCGAGATTCATGAGTGTGTTCAGGTTTATGCACAGGCCGCCAAAAATGCTATTGAGGCTGGCTTCGACGGCGTCGAACTCCATGGAGCAAACGGATATCTTATCGATCAGTTTATCCAGGATCGATGCAATCAAAGGACCGACGCCTATGGCGGTAGCATTGAGAACCGTTCCAGGTTCGCTGTCGAGGTGGTCGAAGCAGTCTGTAATGCCATTGGCCCCGAGCGAACAGGCATAAGGTTCAGTCCTTGGAGCGTTTACAACGACATGCGGATGGAGGACCCGATCCCACAGTTCTCAGATCTCATTGAGAGACTGAAGCAGTTCAATCTTGCATATCTTCACTTGGTAGAATCCAGGATTGCCGGTGCACAAGATGTCGAATCTTCCAGCACCGACAAGCTGACCTTTGCCATTGACATCTGGGATGGACCACTTTTCATCGCCGGTGGGTATACCCCTGAGAGTGCACGAAGGCTTGTGGACCAGGACTATCCCAATAAGGATATCGTGGTTCCGTTTGGGAGATATTTCCTCTCTACGCCAGATCTTCCATTCCGGATCAGGAGGGGACTGGAGCTCAACAAGTATGATCGTGCAACGTTCTACACACCAAAGGCAATTAAAGGCTACACCGATTATCCTTTCAGCGAGCAGTTCTTGGAATTCATCAAAAGCAAGGGTAGTTATAACAGTGATTAA